The genomic region GGGGGTTATAACACTGTTAGAAGCTACCATAGCGTTTAAGGTAAGCAAGCTTAATGAAGGCGGACAGTCAATAATAATATACTTATACATATTTTGTAAAGGCGCCAAAGCCTGGGTAAGCATGTTTTCCCTGCCTTCGATGTTAACTAATTCAACTTCAGCTCCTGCCAAATCCTTACACGCCGGTAAGATGTCAAGCATTTCATTAGAAGTTCTTTTTAAAACTTCTTCCACCTTGGCTGTTTTTGTAAGTAAATGATAAACCGATTTTTCCCCGTCTTTAAGATTTATTCCTATACCTGAAGAAGCATTCCCCTGCGGGTCAAAATCAACAAGCAAAACTTCCTGCCCCAGCGTAGCTAAAGCATAAGCTAAATTAATAGAGGTTGTTGTTTTCCCCACCCCGCCTTTTTGGTTTGCTATAGAAACAATTTCTGCCATATCTCCTCCGACGTGAGCATACGTAAAATAGTAAATTTTTAAATATATATAGTAAAGCAAAAACAAATAATATTGTAAAGGGAAATATTACCACTCTTCTTCCCGACCATAAAACAAAAAATGCCGCTGTAATACCACAGGGGCGTCCTATATTTTATTAAACAAAAAATGTTTTCACGTGAAATATGTTAGTTTTGCTAACTTCTACTATCCTATAAACTAAACTTTATGCGCGGCCGAAAAATATCTGCAGGGCTTCTAGTTTTTTACAATTTTTTTACGAAAAGACACCGTATTCCCGTCCCCCGGGAGAGAGGCACAAAGTTTTATTTGAATATTTAGAACAGCCGGGGCAATAAAGAAAGCGTATTATTTCATTGCCCCTGGCCTGCAGGAAACTGCTTTTTAGCAATAAGGTAAGGGCCAATCCTCTCGTCAACATTGTATATAAAGTTTTTGCCGCTGCTAACCTCTATATCAAATTTTTTTGTAATACGGTAACTTTTCCATCGAAAGGAAGGCTCTTTACGCAGTGCCCTCGCGGCTTTTACCATAACAACAGCTAGAGAAGCATGGCCTTTTTCAACATAAGAAGACATATAAACAAACCGTCTTTAATAAACACAGCCTGCGAAAGCACGGCCTTTTTCAACCGCCGCAGTATATTGGGGTAAAGCGATAACGGACAATGTCCCAATAATTAAAACGGCAACCAATAATTCTATTAAAGTAAATCTTTTTTTGTAACAGTTCTTTTTTATTATTTTTTATAAAACATTTGCCTTCAATAAAAAACCGTTAACAATGTATATTCATCATATAAAAAACCCCCAGAGTAATCCGGGGGTTTTGTAAAACTTTGTAAGAAAAACCAATTAACGTTTGGAGAACTGGAATCTCTTTCTCGCGCCGGGCTGACCGGGTTTCTTTCTTTCGACCATTCTGGGGTCTCTTGTAAGATAACCGGCTTTTTTAACAGCTTTCTTAAAATCTTCGCTTACTGCGGCTAAAGATCTTGCGATAGCGTGCCTGATAGCGCCCGCTTGTGAAGAAACGCCGCCACCTTGTACTTTAGCGATAACGTCGTATTCTTTTTCAGTGTTCGTTACCGTTAAAGGGGCTTTAACGTCTTTTTGATATTTCGCGGAATGAACAAAATATTCTTCCATCGGTTTGGCGTTAACTGTAATTTTGCCTTTACCTTTAATAAGTTCTGCTGTGGCTATGGAGGTTTTCCTTCTGCCAACTTGACTTGTTTTTGTTTTTGTCATAAAAAATACCTCTTACTTAGCCTTGGTGGCAAATCTGTCTGCAAAAGAGTGTTCTTCGCTGGCAAAAAGTCTTAACCTTTTAAGCCTGGGAGCGCGGAGTTTGTTAGAATCCAACATTCTTTTAACGGCAAGTTCTAAAACTACCGTAGGATCTTTTTCAAACTGTCTTTTGAAGGGCGTTTCTTTTCCGCCTTTAGCATAGCCTGAATGTGAGAAATATACTTTCTGCTCAGCTTTATTGCCGGTAACTTTTATTTGCCCGACGTTAGTAACCACAACAAAATCACCACAATCCATATGGGGTGTGAATGTTTTTTTGTGCTTGCCCATAAGCAGCACTGCTATTTGTGTAGAAAGTCTGCCTAATGTTTTGCCCGCAGCGTCAATGTGGTGCCACTGCCTGGTTGTTTCTACTTCCTTAACGGAAGGGAGAAATGTTTTTGTCATATTATTATTTTTATACCTTGTTTGTTTTTGGCAACGGAGTGGTATGCCGTTGTCAGATTTGACTCGGTTTGTTATATTATACAAATTTTAAGCTTAATGTTAAACACTATTTAATGCGGTAGCACTGGAAGCCCGATTCCGGGCAAACAACCCCCACAGAATCCCCAGTTAAAGAGGTGCAAACTTTCTTTTCCGCCGCAGTACCAGTTATGCTGACTACACAGTCAACATACCCTTTGTCTAAATACGCAATGGAATAGAGAACCTTTGTAGTTCTTTTACCTTGTATATGCATAGGACTTGTATGCAGCTCATATACAAAATTTGAAGTAGTATATTTTGTGTCTGAATTTCTTGTGCCCGGGGGTTCTATATCAAGGTCGTCAAAGCTAGACGGCCACGAGCCCGTGGCAAGCTGGTATCTTTTAGCCGCGTCCAATAAAGAGCGCACAACTATCATTGACTCAGACATTCTGCTTTTTTCAACCGCCGCCGTATACTGGGGCAAAGCGATAGCCGCCAATATGCCTATAATTAAAACAACAACTAAAAGTTCAATTAAAGTAAACCCTTTTTTCATAACAGCCTCCGCAATTAAAAAGTTTAACATAAGAATTGCCCTCGGTCAACAAACATATGCCAAAATAATTTAAATAAGTTTTTTTGCCCTCCATAAAATATATAACTTCAGATGCGAATTAAAAAATACTTTTTTAATATTTTGCGGCGCAATATTTTAAGCGGCATAACGAATATACGCCATGTTTTTAATAATGGGTTTTTATAGATATTCAACGAGCACTTTGGAAACACAAATTTTAGATTTTAACAGATATAAAATGTTTTACAAAACTTGACCTCACCGCGCGGGAAATCTTTTCCGGTTTAAGAGGTTCTTTAAAACAGTTTTTATATAAACTCTTTTTTATCTTCTGAAATCTTAATAAAAAGTTTTATTTGCTTTTGTTTTTTGCTATAATAATTTTACCTGGTTGTTTAAGAAAATAACCGGGGG from Elusimicrobium minutum Pei191 harbors:
- a CDS encoding ParA family protein, translating into MAEIVSIANQKGGVGKTTTSINLAYALATLGQEVLLVDFDPQGNASSGIGINLKDGEKSVYHLLTKTAKVEEVLKRTSNEMLDILPACKDLAGAEVELVNIEGRENMLTQALAPLQNMYKYIIIDCPPSLSLLTLNAMVASNSVITPIQCEYYAMEGLAHFINTASKIKQVLNPKLNIDGGLLTMYDSRMNLSNQVLEEINKFYGDRVYKTPIPRNIRLAEAPSFGQSIFDYDPACRGAAAYLDLAKEFLTRRGVDAATLKEVKIPTASYDFGG
- the rpsI gene encoding 30S ribosomal protein S9 yields the protein MTKTKTSQVGRRKTSIATAELIKGKGKITVNAKPMEEYFVHSAKYQKDVKAPLTVTNTEKEYDVIAKVQGGGVSSQAGAIRHAIARSLAAVSEDFKKAVKKAGYLTRDPRMVERKKPGQPGARKRFQFSKR
- a CDS encoding prepilin-type N-terminal cleavage/methylation domain-containing protein produces the protein MKKGFTLIELLVVVLIIGILAAIALPQYTAAVEKSRMSESMIVVRSLLDAAKRYQLATGSWPSSFDDLDIEPPGTRNSDTKYTTSNFVYELHTSPMHIQGKRTTKVLYSIAYLDKGYVDCVVSITGTAAEKKVCTSLTGDSVGVVCPESGFQCYRIK
- a CDS encoding prepilin-type N-terminal cleavage/methylation domain-containing protein, with protein sequence MIKKNCYKKRFTLIELLVAVLIIGTLSVIALPQYTAAVEKGRAFAGCVY
- the rplM gene encoding 50S ribosomal protein L13; amino-acid sequence: MTKTFLPSVKEVETTRQWHHIDAAGKTLGRLSTQIAVLLMGKHKKTFTPHMDCGDFVVVTNVGQIKVTGNKAEQKVYFSHSGYAKGGKETPFKRQFEKDPTVVLELAVKRMLDSNKLRAPRLKRLRLFASEEHSFADRFATKAK